In Marinobacter antarcticus, the sequence CCATGATGGCCAGGCGGTAACCACCGACGATTTTGTAAAAGCGATGGAAGATGCGTCCGGTCGGAATCTCACACAATTCCGGTTGTGGTATGAGCAGGCGGGCACGCCGATGCTGACGGTGTCAGATGACTATGATGCAAAGCAGGGTATTTATCGCCTGACCATTCAACAGTCCGTTCCGGATACCCCGGGCCAGACTGGCAAGCAACCTCAGCATATTCCTTTTGCCCTGGGCCTGTTGGGCGCCAGTGGAGAGGCTTTGCCCCTTAGGCTTGAAAGCGCTCAGGGTGCCGCGAATGCGCCAGAAGAGAGTGTTCTTGAGTTGACCGAAGCGAGTCATACCTTTGAATTCCACGGGCTGGCGCAGAAGCCAGTGCCCTCGCTGCTGCGCCACTTCTCGGCGCCCGTGCGAGTGGTTTATCCCTGGAGCCGCGAACAGCTCGTGTTTTTGATGAGCCACGACCCTGATGGCTTCAATCGCTGGGATGCCGGTCAGCGTCTTGCCGTTGATGTAATTCAGTCGTTGGTTAGTTCCCCCGACGTTTCGGAGATTGAGCCACGACTGGTGGAGGCCTGCCGCGCTTTGCTCGGTGATTCGGCGCTTGATCAGGCGCTTGTGGCAAAAATGCTGCAGCTGCCTTCTGAGGCCTATCTGATTGAGCTGGCGGACAGTCCTGATGTTGCGGCTATTCACCGTGCCCGCGAACAGGTATTGAGTCACCTCGCAACCTCGTTGCGTGATGAGCTGGTTGCCTGCTATCACCGGAATGCCGGGGTTGGCACTTATGAGATTACACCTGAGTCCATTGCCCGCCGAAGCCTGAGAAACACCGCGTTGGCGTGGCTGCTGATGATCAATGACGATGCCGGACGCGAGCTGGCCCTGCAGCAGCTTAGTGATGCCGACAACATGACGGATCGGATGGGTGCACTGCGCGCCTTGGTCAATTCCGATTATGCGGATGAACGAAGCACGGCTCTGGCTGACTTCTATGAGCGATTCCAGGATGACCCTCAAGTAGTGGAGCAGTGGTTCTCGGTTCAGTCGTCCAGCGATCGCGCAGGCCAGCTGCCACAGATCCAGGCTCTGCTTCAGCATCCTGCATTTGACTGGAAAAATCCCAATAAGATACGTTCCGTTGTTGGTGTTTTTGCCGGTCAGAACCTGTCGGCCTTTCATAATCCGGACGGGTCAGGCTATTCGTTCCTGGCTGATCAGGTGTGTCGCCTCGATGACAGCAATCCGCAGATCGCGGCACGCTTGGTGACGCCGCTCACGCGCTGGCAAAAGTTTGCCCCGGCTTACAGCTCGCTGATGCGCTCGGCTCTGGAGCGAATCCGGGACAAGCCAGGGCTGTCCGCTGACCTTTACGAGGTGGTGCATAAGAGTCTCGAAGCCTGAGAATGGGCAAGGGAGATCCGGCTGTAATTATAAGCCCTTGATTGCAGCCGGATACAAAATCGCACTTTCGGTCGATAGACAACTTTGAGGGATCCGTTAACCTGTCGCAAAGCCTGCTTTTTCATCAGGTAACAATAAAAAGCCTTCTTAGGGGGTTCCAGTCGAATTCAGGGTTATATAATGAATTATAAAAAGAGTGCGATACTCGGGGGCCTGCTCGCCCTCTCGATAGCATCCTCTCCATCTTGGGCAGCGGTGTCTTCAGGTGAAGCTTCACGGCTCGGTCAAGACCTCACGCCGTTTGGTTCGATCAAGGCTGGAAACGACGCAGGTACTATACCAGCCTGGACCGGAGGCCTGACAGAGCCTCCCGCGGGCTATCAGGGGGCGGGGCAGCATCATATTGATCCGTTCCCGACTGACGAAGTGCTGTTCAGCATCAACGCGTCTAACAAGGATCGGTATGCCGAGCACCTCTCTGATGGTGTTCTTGCAATGCTTGAAACCTATCCCACCAGCTTCCGTGTGCCGGTGTACAAATCCCGTCGTACTCACGCGGTACCTGATTGGGTTGCAGAGAACACCAAGAAAAATGCGGTAAACGCAGAAGTTGTTGGCAAGGGCGAAGGCCTGAAAGGTGCCTATGGAGGCTACCCTTTCCCGATTATTCAGGGGAATAATGAGCAGAAAGCCTGGCAGGTGATCTGGAACCATCTGGTGCGGTGGCGCGGTGTCTCAGGCACTCGTAGATCAAGTGAAGTAGCTGTGCAGAGCGATGGCGACTATGCGTTGGTTACTTCCCAGCAAGAAGTCTTTTTTAATTTTTACAACCCCGAGGGCAGTGAAGATGAGCTGGACAACATCATTTTCTACTATCTCTCGTTTACCCAGTCTCCGCCCCGTCTTGCTGGTGGTGCGATTCTTATCCATGAAACCCTGAATCAGATCATCAACCCCAGGAATGGCTGGGGCTATAATGCCGGGCAGCGCCGTGTGCGCAGGGCTCCGAACCTGGGTTACGATTCCCCGATTGCGGCTGCAGATAATCTTCGGACTGCCGATGACACCGATATCTTCAATGGTGCACTGGATCGCTATAACTGGTCTTATGAAGGCCTGAAAGAAATCTACATCCCCTATAACAATTATCGACTCGGCGAAAAAGGCACTCCCTATTCCGAAATACTTGGTATTTCTCACCTGAACCCGGAGCTTACTCGCTGGGAACTTCATCGAGTGCATGTGGTTGAAGCCACATTGAAAGAGGGTGCGCGTCATATCTATCACAAGCGCCGTTTTTACGTAGATGAAGATAGCTGGAACACAGTTTTGCTTGATCAGTATGACGGGCGTGGCGCGTTATGGCGGGTTACTATGGGTTTTGCCAAAAATTATTATGAACTTCCAGGTGTGTGGACCGTGTTGGACGTCTATCATGATCTACAGGCCCGCCGTTATCACGTGCTTGGCCTGGATACGGAAGAGCCCAATACCCGGGTCTTCACAGAGGATGTTCCGAACAAACGCTATTTTTCTCCGTCCTCCCTGCGCCGCAGGAGTGTCCGTTAAGGCGGGCATCTTTCAGCAACGGGCTTATAGCAATTGCCCGGCTGCTGAAAGCGGCGCTCTGACATACTGGTAACTGTTGGAGCCGGTATGCTTACGGTTA encodes:
- a CDS encoding DUF1329 domain-containing protein; protein product: MNYKKSAILGGLLALSIASSPSWAAVSSGEASRLGQDLTPFGSIKAGNDAGTIPAWTGGLTEPPAGYQGAGQHHIDPFPTDEVLFSINASNKDRYAEHLSDGVLAMLETYPTSFRVPVYKSRRTHAVPDWVAENTKKNAVNAEVVGKGEGLKGAYGGYPFPIIQGNNEQKAWQVIWNHLVRWRGVSGTRRSSEVAVQSDGDYALVTSQQEVFFNFYNPEGSEDELDNIIFYYLSFTQSPPRLAGGAILIHETLNQIINPRNGWGYNAGQRRVRRAPNLGYDSPIAAADNLRTADDTDIFNGALDRYNWSYEGLKEIYIPYNNYRLGEKGTPYSEILGISHLNPELTRWELHRVHVVEATLKEGARHIYHKRRFYVDEDSWNTVLLDQYDGRGALWRVTMGFAKNYYELPGVWTVLDVYHDLQARRYHVLGLDTEEPNTRVFTEDVPNKRYFSPSSLRRRSVR
- the pepN gene encoding aminopeptidase N, producing MRTDQPKTIYLSEYKVPAHLVDTVDLRFELFEDGARVHSTLSVRRNPESAEVSAPLTLDGDSLKLEHVALNGEELAASDYEETEDQLVIAKVPAQFELTVVTWIEPQNNTRLEGLYKSSGMFCTQCEAESFRCITYFPDRPDVMARYRTRIEADKSSCPVLLSNGNDVEKGDLENGRHFVTWEDPFPKPSYLFALVAGDLVEKKDTFTTCSGRGIDLRIFVEPRNAAKCEHAMDSLKRSMRWDEETYGREYDLDIFMIVAVDDFNMGAMENKGLNIFNSSCVLASQETATDLAFQQIEAIVAHEYFHNWSGNRVTCRDWFQLSLKEGFTVFRDATFSADVGSPTVKRIEDVTLLRTAQFAEDAGPMAHPVRPASYMEITNFYTLTIYEKGAEVVRMIHTLLGPDLFRKGSDLYFERHDGQAVTTDDFVKAMEDASGRNLTQFRLWYEQAGTPMLTVSDDYDAKQGIYRLTIQQSVPDTPGQTGKQPQHIPFALGLLGASGEALPLRLESAQGAANAPEESVLELTEASHTFEFHGLAQKPVPSLLRHFSAPVRVVYPWSREQLVFLMSHDPDGFNRWDAGQRLAVDVIQSLVSSPDVSEIEPRLVEACRALLGDSALDQALVAKMLQLPSEAYLIELADSPDVAAIHRAREQVLSHLATSLRDELVACYHRNAGVGTYEITPESIARRSLRNTALAWLLMINDDAGRELALQQLSDADNMTDRMGALRALVNSDYADERSTALADFYERFQDDPQVVEQWFSVQSSSDRAGQLPQIQALLQHPAFDWKNPNKIRSVVGVFAGQNLSAFHNPDGSGYSFLADQVCRLDDSNPQIAARLVTPLTRWQKFAPAYSSLMRSALERIRDKPGLSADLYEVVHKSLEA